A region from the Aerosakkonema funiforme FACHB-1375 genome encodes:
- a CDS encoding Uma2 family endonuclease: MIATAEVSNVSKIFTLEDYMLNPPDNTEWVDGQLVEKNNITAKHSRTQARLARYWGNYLSSSQQGGEVYTEVSCRTVGRGRCPDVAYLTPELLAQYGDNFTVLPQSFPLIAEIISPTDPAEEVFTKVREYLESGCQEIWLLFPESQWILVITKQQQKLFNIGEVVSTQIVLPGFSVEVNELLA, from the coding sequence ATGATCGCTACTGCCGAAGTCTCAAATGTATCAAAAATCTTTACCTTAGAAGATTATATGCTCAATCCGCCCGATAATACAGAATGGGTGGATGGGCAATTAGTGGAGAAAAATAACATCACAGCAAAACATAGTCGAACTCAAGCTAGACTCGCTCGTTATTGGGGAAATTATCTAAGTTCAAGTCAGCAGGGTGGAGAAGTTTACACTGAAGTATCTTGCCGCACGGTGGGAAGAGGGCGTTGTCCCGATGTAGCTTATTTGACACCTGAATTACTCGCACAATATGGAGATAACTTTACTGTATTACCGCAAAGTTTTCCCCTAATTGCTGAAATTATTTCTCCTACTGACCCAGCGGAAGAAGTATTTACTAAAGTAAGAGAGTATTTAGAGTCTGGTTGTCAAGAAATATGGCTACTTTTTCCTGAAAGTCAGTGGATATTGGTCATCACCAAGCAGCAGCAAAAGTTGTTTAATATAGGTGAAGTAGTTAGCACTCAAATTGTACTACCAGGTTTTAGTGTAGAAGTTAATGAATTGTTGGCTTAA
- a CDS encoding DUF5615 family PIN-like protein, whose protein sequence is MLVKLDENMSNSHAEFLRQAGYDCDRVTDEGLSGADDEIVWQQVCAEGRFFITLDLDFSDVRRFPAGTHPGILLLRPRSRSSQAVLNLISRILSEQRLESLQGCLVVADEVQTRIRRPPS, encoded by the coding sequence ATGCTTGTTAAATTAGATGAGAATATGAGTAACTCTCACGCCGAGTTCCTGCGACAGGCGGGTTATGATTGCGACAGGGTTACTGATGAAGGACTCTCGGGTGCAGATGATGAGATTGTATGGCAACAAGTTTGTGCGGAAGGACGTTTTTTTATTACGCTAGATTTAGATTTCTCTGATGTTCGTCGTTTTCCAGCTGGAACACATCCCGGTATTTTATTATTGCGTCCCCGTAGTCGCAGTAGTCAGGCGGTGCTAAATCTTATTTCTCGTATTTTGAGCGAACAAAGATTAGAGAGTCTGCAAGGTTGTTTAGTAGTTGCAGATGAAGTACAGACACGAATTCGCCGTCCACCTAGTTAA
- the cobN gene encoding cobaltochelatase subunit CobN, producing the protein MHRLAATPGGWNFQEEGVIFVEQTPAPIVFLTAADTDIQTFAAAVGFLPDGFPALRAVNLLQLQQQLSIDTYAEQVLAQAEVIIVRLLGGRSYWSYGLEVVRETVEKSQKTLIVMPGDDRPDPHLFDRSTVSLTVVNQLWRYFTEGGVQNFVNALKFVADVCLGQTYNPPPPAEVPRVGLYRWEMGNGKQAELPIAKVGILFYRAHYLAGNTTVIDALCQALFTRKLQPVPIFVSSLREPDVQAELLQYCQPKDAEKIDILLNTTSFSISDLGLTMPSPIPNPQSPMENLDVPVLQVIFSSGTVEQWESGYKGLSPRDMAMNVALPEVDGRIISRAISFKAVQSRHPQLETDVVGYEPQFDRIAFVADLALNWVRLRKTPVSERKIALILANYPNRDGRLANGVGLDTPASCVEILKALQSAGYYMENLPETSDELIARLTAGVTNDPEGRELRKIWQQLSQEEYNEYFASLPKDVQQGICDRWGTLVQGKNEASFSSTPLAISGIELGNVFVGIQPSRGYDIDPSLNYHAPDLEPTHAYLAFYYWVRQHFQADAIVHVGKHGNLEWLPGKSVALSSNCYPEVALGAMPHFYPFIVNDPGEGSQAKRRAQAVIIDHLTPPMTRAELYGPLQQLESSIDEYYEAQSLDPKRLPMIADRIAQLVAQENLQQDLEVSQNLKVKNQNKEFSSGNFDSSLLSLIDGYLCELKEAQIRDGLHIFGQCPQGRQLRDLIVAIARHPGTNRLGLTRAIAKDWGLDFDPLTADPSLPLVGQASRLSLIFSSLNQGGQDAHPTRYQDSTKYQDPTKYQTAGDAIELLEEYAANLVEQLIATHNKQQTIDRKKGVSILPFQDESSINFDEFQALSDRCEANPKSQIPNPKSDDSGKLTKRELDWISTYLLPALQQTQQEITQLLRGLDGRFVPSGPSGAPTRGRPEVLPTGRNFYSVDIRSLPTETAWNVGRKAAETLIEQYTQSNGEYPKTLGLSVWGTATMRTGGDDVAQALALLGVRPVWDGPSRRVVDFEILPVAVLGRPRVDVTLRISGFFRDAFPNLIDLFDRAVAAVAALNEPSEDNPLAAQVKQERQFWVAAGLSEEQAEMRSHYRIFGSKPGAYGAGLQGLIEAQNWKDEQDLARAYINWSSYAYTSSHRETEAQENPKSQIQNLKFGIAAPEAFEQRLRQMQIVLHNQDNREHDLLDSDDYYQFQGGLTAAVRALTGKNPQTYFGDNSLPENPKVRQLRSEIARVYRSRVVNPKWIAGVMRHGYKGAFEMSATVDYLFAYDATANCVEDFMYRGVAEAYLFEPSVQAFIQEKNPWALRDMAERLLEAHQRGLWQDVEPEMVDKLRSLVHQAEGVIESTSFMQF; encoded by the coding sequence GTGCATCGTTTAGCTGCTACCCCCGGAGGGTGGAATTTTCAGGAAGAAGGAGTCATTTTTGTAGAGCAAACGCCTGCTCCCATCGTTTTTCTAACTGCTGCTGATACGGATATCCAAACCTTTGCCGCCGCAGTCGGCTTCCTACCGGACGGATTCCCAGCGCTGCGGGCGGTCAATCTGTTGCAGTTGCAACAACAGTTAAGTATTGATACTTATGCAGAACAAGTGCTTGCACAAGCAGAGGTAATTATCGTCAGGCTGCTAGGAGGACGTTCCTACTGGTCTTATGGATTGGAAGTGGTGCGGGAAACGGTGGAAAAATCCCAGAAAACGCTGATTGTTATGCCGGGAGACGATCGCCCAGATCCCCATTTATTCGATCGCTCCACTGTTTCACTCACAGTAGTTAACCAGCTGTGGCGCTATTTCACCGAAGGCGGCGTGCAAAATTTTGTTAACGCGCTTAAATTTGTTGCCGATGTGTGCTTAGGTCAAACCTACAATCCGCCGCCACCAGCAGAAGTTCCCCGTGTCGGACTTTATCGCTGGGAAATGGGGAATGGGAAACAAGCAGAATTGCCAATAGCTAAAGTGGGAATTTTGTTTTATCGCGCTCATTATTTAGCTGGAAATACAACTGTAATCGATGCGCTTTGCCAAGCTTTATTCACTCGCAAATTACAACCAGTGCCGATATTTGTCTCTTCTTTGCGAGAACCTGATGTGCAAGCAGAATTGTTGCAATATTGCCAGCCAAAAGATGCAGAAAAAATAGATATTTTGCTAAATACAACTAGCTTTTCTATTTCAGATTTGGGATTGACAATGCCATCCCCAATCCCCAATCCCCAATCCCCAATGGAAAATTTAGATGTGCCTGTATTGCAAGTAATTTTTAGCAGCGGTACTGTCGAACAGTGGGAATCTGGATACAAAGGACTTTCGCCGCGAGATATGGCGATGAATGTGGCGCTACCGGAAGTAGATGGGCGAATTATCAGTCGAGCAATTTCTTTCAAAGCAGTGCAATCTCGCCATCCTCAATTGGAAACAGATGTAGTAGGATACGAACCGCAATTCGATCGCATTGCTTTTGTAGCGGATTTAGCTTTAAACTGGGTGCGTCTGCGTAAAACTCCCGTTTCCGAGCGCAAAATTGCCTTAATTTTAGCTAATTATCCCAATCGCGATGGACGTCTCGCTAATGGGGTGGGATTGGATACGCCAGCTAGTTGTGTAGAGATTCTGAAGGCGTTGCAATCGGCTGGTTATTATATGGAAAATTTACCTGAAACAAGCGATGAGTTGATTGCACGCTTGACTGCTGGGGTGACTAACGATCCGGAAGGGCGGGAATTACGAAAGATTTGGCAGCAATTATCGCAAGAAGAATATAACGAATATTTTGCAAGTTTACCAAAAGATGTACAGCAAGGAATATGCGATCGCTGGGGAACTCTTGTGCAAGGTAAAAATGAAGCATCTTTTTCTTCTACACCTCTAGCTATTTCCGGAATTGAGTTAGGCAATGTTTTTGTAGGTATTCAACCGAGTCGAGGTTACGATATCGATCCCAGTTTGAATTATCATGCCCCGGATTTAGAACCCACTCATGCTTATTTAGCTTTTTATTATTGGGTGCGACAACATTTTCAAGCAGATGCGATCGTTCATGTAGGCAAGCACGGCAATTTGGAATGGCTACCCGGTAAAAGTGTAGCTTTATCGAGCAATTGTTACCCGGAAGTGGCATTAGGTGCAATGCCTCATTTCTATCCGTTTATTGTCAACGATCCGGGTGAAGGTTCTCAAGCTAAACGTCGCGCTCAAGCTGTGATTATCGACCACTTGACGCCACCGATGACGCGGGCGGAACTTTATGGCCCTTTGCAACAGTTAGAAAGTTCGATCGATGAATATTATGAGGCGCAAAGTTTAGATCCAAAGCGTTTACCGATGATAGCCGATCGCATCGCACAGTTGGTAGCGCAAGAAAATTTACAGCAAGATTTAGAAGTAAGTCAAAATTTAAAAGTCAAAAATCAAAACAAAGAATTTTCCAGTGGTAATTTTGACAGTTCGCTTTTGTCTTTAATTGATGGTTATCTTTGCGAATTGAAAGAAGCGCAAATTCGCGACGGACTGCATATTTTTGGGCAATGTCCGCAGGGGCGACAGCTAAGGGATTTGATTGTAGCTATAGCCCGTCATCCCGGTACTAATCGCCTTGGTTTAACTCGTGCGATCGCTAAAGATTGGGGTTTGGATTTTGACCCGTTAACAGCAGATCCATCCCTACCTCTTGTGGGACAGGCGTCTCGCCTGTCATTAATTTTCTCATCATTAAATCAAGGCGGGCAAGATGCCCACCCCACAAGATATCAAGACTCCACCAAATATCAAGACCCCACCAAATATCAAACTGCTGGGGATGCGATCGAGTTATTGGAAGAATACGCAGCTAATTTAGTAGAACAGCTAATCGCAACCCATAACAAACAACAGACTATTGACCGAAAAAAAGGGGTTTCAATCCTTCCATTTCAAGATGAATCATCAATAAATTTTGACGAATTTCAAGCTTTGTCCGATCGTTGCGAAGCCAATCCCAAATCCCAAATCCCAAATCCCAAATCGGATGACAGCGGAAAATTAACCAAGCGCGAATTAGATTGGATAAGCACTTACCTCCTACCCGCACTGCAACAAACTCAACAAGAAATCACCCAATTGTTGCGCGGTTTGGACGGTCGATTTGTACCTAGCGGCCCATCTGGCGCACCCACGCGGGGACGCCCGGAAGTGTTGCCTACTGGTCGCAATTTTTACTCGGTTGATATTCGCAGCCTGCCGACGGAAACAGCCTGGAATGTAGGTCGAAAAGCGGCTGAAACTTTGATTGAGCAATATACGCAGTCAAATGGTGAGTATCCTAAAACATTAGGATTATCCGTATGGGGAACTGCGACGATGCGGACTGGCGGCGATGATGTGGCGCAGGCGTTGGCATTGCTGGGGGTGCGACCTGTGTGGGATGGCCCATCGCGGCGGGTAGTAGATTTTGAGATCTTGCCAGTTGCGGTTTTGGGGCGTCCCCGTGTGGATGTAACGCTGCGAATTTCGGGTTTTTTCCGGGATGCTTTTCCGAATTTAATCGATTTATTCGATCGCGCTGTAGCGGCGGTAGCGGCGTTGAACGAACCGTCGGAAGACAATCCTTTGGCGGCGCAAGTGAAGCAAGAAAGGCAATTCTGGGTTGCTGCGGGGTTGAGTGAAGAACAGGCAGAAATGCGATCGCACTATCGCATTTTTGGTTCTAAGCCGGGTGCCTACGGTGCCGGTCTGCAAGGTTTAATTGAAGCGCAAAACTGGAAGGATGAGCAAGATTTAGCGCGTGCTTATATTAATTGGAGTAGCTATGCTTACACATCCAGTCATAGGGAAACAGAAGCACAGGAAAATCCCAAATCCCAAATCCAAAATCTCAAATTCGGTATTGCAGCACCAGAAGCATTTGAACAGCGTCTGCGGCAGATGCAAATAGTTCTGCACAATCAAGATAACCGCGAACACGATTTGCTCGATTCCGATGATTACTATCAATTTCAGGGTGGGTTAACAGCAGCAGTTCGCGCCTTAACTGGAAAAAATCCCCAAACTTATTTTGGCGATAATTCTCTGCCTGAAAATCCCAAAGTCAGACAGCTGCGATCGGAAATTGCGCGAGTATATCGTTCTCGCGTAGTCAATCCCAAGTGGATAGCGGGAGTGATGCGCCACGGTTACAAAGGCGCGTTTGAAATGTCCGCGACGGTGGATTATTTATTTGCCTACGATGCTACAGCTAACTGTGTGGAAGATTTTATGTATCGAGGAGTGGCAGAGGCGTATTTATTTGAGCCATCTGTGCAGGCATTTATCCAAGAAAAAAATCCTTGGGCGTTGCGAGATATGGCAGAAAGATTGTTAGAAGCACATCAGCGCGGGTTGTGGCAAGATGTTGAGCCAGAGATGGTAGATAAATTGCGATCGCTCGTTCACCAAGCTGAAGGTGTAATTGAATCTACCTCCTTTATGCAATTCTAA
- a CDS encoding NB-ARC domain-containing protein → MDIKEMLKIADRLIFTKTGKHLDDLQEAVLRGTVQNQKYSKIAEQFNCTEGHVKDIASELWKVLSDVLGEDVSKSNFRSTMQRCRFSNVSSVSSNFAQDFVAIGNINLCPKPLPPPEVAQDRSHQVKNPVSQRNRVFVDDAPDLGNFYDRTEELAILEKWIVQERCRLVALVGISGIGKSAIAVQLLKQIQDKFDCVIWRSLCEKPPLELIQKELIEFLSNQPESELSGSGENKRSQLIEYLRKQRCLIVFDDVHHIFSKGQLAGCYEPGYEDYGLLFKRLGELYHNSCLLLLSWDKPREIVALEDPDKLVRSLQLNGLGIAAREILKEKGLADENKWEELINLYQGNPLWLKIVATLIKDLCGGRVAEFLKYDALFVSEDLKDIFDRQFSRLSDLEKQVMSRLAIENEPISIYQLLNGMQISPSELFKVMQSLGRRCLLEKKENGETIFKLQAVVKQYVKN, encoded by the coding sequence ATGGACATTAAAGAAATGTTAAAAATAGCCGATCGCCTAATTTTCACTAAAACAGGGAAACATCTAGACGATCTGCAAGAAGCTGTCTTACGGGGAACGGTGCAAAATCAGAAATACTCGAAAATAGCAGAACAGTTTAATTGCACAGAAGGTCACGTTAAGGATATCGCTTCTGAACTTTGGAAGGTATTATCAGATGTATTAGGAGAAGATGTCAGTAAGTCGAATTTTCGCTCTACAATGCAAAGGTGTCGGTTCTCTAACGTTTCATCAGTTTCATCAAATTTTGCACAAGACTTTGTAGCTATTGGTAACATTAACCTTTGTCCAAAACCTTTGCCACCTCCAGAAGTCGCACAAGATCGATCGCACCAAGTTAAAAACCCGGTTTCTCAAAGAAACCGGGTTTTTGTAGATGATGCACCGGATCTCGGCAATTTCTACGATCGCACAGAAGAACTAGCTATCCTAGAAAAATGGATAGTGCAAGAACGCTGTCGCCTCGTCGCACTTGTAGGGATAAGTGGGATCGGGAAAAGTGCGATCGCAGTTCAGCTACTAAAGCAAATTCAAGATAAATTTGATTGTGTGATATGGCGCAGTCTGTGCGAAAAACCACCACTAGAATTAATCCAAAAAGAACTAATTGAATTTTTATCTAATCAACCCGAAAGTGAATTATCAGGTAGTGGAGAAAATAAGCGATCGCAATTAATAGAATATCTGCGAAAGCAACGTTGTCTGATCGTATTCGATGATGTACATCATATTTTTAGTAAAGGACAATTAGCTGGTTGCTATGAACCTGGATATGAAGATTATGGATTACTCTTTAAAAGATTAGGCGAATTATATCATAATAGTTGCTTGTTGCTGCTTAGTTGGGATAAACCGAGAGAAATTGTGGCATTGGAAGACCCAGATAAATTAGTGCGATCGCTACAATTAAATGGTTTGGGTATCGCAGCAAGGGAAATCCTCAAAGAGAAAGGTTTGGCTGATGAAAATAAATGGGAAGAATTGATTAACCTTTACCAAGGTAATCCATTATGGTTAAAAATAGTAGCAACGCTAATTAAAGATTTGTGCGGTGGGAGAGTGGCTGAATTTCTCAAATATGATGCCCTATTTGTCAGTGAAGATTTGAAAGATATATTCGATCGGCAGTTTAGTAGGTTATCAGATTTAGAAAAACAGGTAATGTCTAGATTAGCGATTGAAAATGAACCGATTTCTATATATCAATTGTTAAATGGTATGCAGATATCGCCTTCCGAGTTATTCAAGGTAATGCAATCCTTGGGAAGACGTTGTTTGCTGGAAAAGAAAGAAAATGGCGAGACAATTTTTAAGTTGCAAGCTGTGGTGAAGCAATATGTGAAAAATTAA
- a CDS encoding hybrid sensor histidine kinase/response regulator yields the protein MVSYQNSILNRCLPLTTFERVRELLQQMAQRFQGDTHVNFSKKGKRQAQDLTLFLTEDVVSSVELPQGTLPERFALLISKRFSAWFFGDWESEKRETESPNGKDNLLTTNCQLSIPNAQFLRVGLTFEPTAIVAFLTQISNLVENNLYARQTLQAASQIPQSNDPTLQSEFTLSLLEIFSQDREENNAAEKVYPYVSVCQPVHNALSQQIEQERLLNQVTTQIRQSLELPVILNTAVEQVRNFLQADRLIVYEFHCDTIEERHNSKIASSSGDYHGFPVNRNADSNFPDPLYPLSSLDSSSCYGRITYEAKADDSIPSVLHLAEEGYCFIKVPKFREKYRKGFALAVEDIETAYIFSPCLLDLMRNVRVRAKLAVPIVIQEQLWGLLIVHQCFQPRQWQENEKNFLRQIAEHLAIAIYQAQLYAQLQQQKQTLEQRVIERTQELHDAMLAAQSASRTKGEFLATMSHELRTPLTCVIGLSATLLRWSFGQLSQKQRDYLQTIHDNGEHLLELINDILELSQMEAGKTVLNISDISLSLVAQYSLQIVREKALQRGVELAINLRISPSQDRFLADGKRVKQILFNLLTNGIKFTPSGGRVTLRVWLEGTQAVFQVEDTGIGISQEQLPLIFQKFQQLDTSYHRQYEGTGLGLALTKQLVELHRGRIEVDSRVGEGSIFTVWLPLPPSPPSPNDPRIPIMTDLPQGRIVLIENDEETANLICDILTAAGYQIVWIIEGTTAIKQIEILQPLAALVEINLSGLNGYEVIRQLRNSSAISNLKILAITATEIPTNPLYGLGAEPDDYLKKPVQPQELLHKVQLLMANN from the coding sequence ATGGTCAGTTATCAAAATTCAATTTTAAATCGATGTTTGCCCCTGACTACTTTTGAGCGGGTGCGAGAGTTATTGCAGCAGATGGCTCAAAGGTTTCAGGGCGATACCCACGTCAATTTTTCCAAAAAGGGCAAAAGACAAGCACAGGATCTTACCTTATTTTTGACGGAAGATGTAGTGTCTTCTGTAGAACTACCCCAAGGAACGCTGCCAGAAAGGTTTGCGCTGTTAATTTCAAAGCGTTTTAGCGCCTGGTTTTTCGGAGACTGGGAATCGGAGAAAAGGGAGACGGAAAGCCCCAACGGAAAGGATAATCTCCTGACGACCAATTGCCAACTGTCAATCCCCAATGCCCAATTCCTTAGAGTGGGGTTGACTTTCGAGCCAACAGCGATCGTCGCCTTTCTCACCCAAATCAGTAATTTAGTAGAAAACAATCTCTATGCCCGCCAAACTCTGCAAGCAGCAAGCCAAATCCCCCAGTCTAACGACCCGACGCTTCAAAGTGAATTTACTCTCTCGTTGCTAGAAATTTTTTCCCAGGATCGAGAGGAAAACAATGCAGCAGAAAAGGTCTATCCTTATGTTTCTGTGTGTCAACCCGTCCATAATGCGCTCAGCCAACAGATCGAACAAGAGCGACTCCTGAATCAGGTGACAACGCAAATCCGCCAAAGTCTGGAATTACCGGTCATTCTGAATACTGCTGTTGAGCAGGTAAGAAATTTTTTGCAAGCCGATCGCCTGATCGTATATGAATTTCACTGCGACACAATAGAGGAGCGGCATAACTCTAAAATAGCTTCTTCTTCAGGCGACTACCACGGCTTTCCAGTCAACCGGAATGCCGACTCAAACTTTCCAGACCCCCTCTATCCTCTGTCATCTTTGGATTCTTCCTCCTGTTACGGTCGCATTACCTACGAAGCTAAGGCTGACGATAGCATACCCTCAGTACTCCATTTGGCAGAGGAGGGATACTGCTTCATCAAAGTGCCTAAATTTCGCGAGAAATATCGCAAAGGTTTTGCCTTAGCCGTCGAAGATATCGAAACTGCCTACATTTTTTCTCCCTGCTTGTTGGACTTAATGCGAAACGTTCGGGTGCGAGCCAAGTTAGCTGTACCGATCGTCATCCAAGAACAACTCTGGGGACTGCTGATTGTCCATCAATGCTTCCAACCGCGCCAATGGCAGGAAAATGAAAAAAACTTTCTCCGGCAAATTGCGGAACACTTAGCGATCGCCATTTACCAAGCTCAACTTTATGCCCAACTCCAACAGCAAAAACAAACTTTAGAACAACGGGTGATTGAGCGCACCCAAGAACTCCACGATGCTATGCTAGCCGCACAATCAGCCAGTCGCACCAAAGGTGAGTTTCTCGCCACCATGAGCCACGAATTGCGAACACCTCTCACCTGCGTCATCGGGCTCTCTGCTACTCTCTTGCGCTGGTCATTCGGTCAACTCAGTCAGAAACAGCGAGATTACCTGCAAACTATCCACGATAACGGCGAACACTTATTAGAGTTAATCAACGATATCCTCGAACTTTCTCAAATGGAAGCGGGTAAAACCGTTTTAAATATCAGCGATATTTCATTATCTCTAGTCGCACAATATAGCTTACAAATTGTCAGAGAAAAAGCCCTCCAACGCGGCGTTGAATTGGCAATTAATTTACGCATATCTCCCAGTCAAGACCGATTTTTAGCTGACGGTAAACGAGTTAAACAAATTCTTTTTAATCTCCTAACTAATGGCATCAAATTTACTCCCTCTGGCGGACGAGTGACTCTGCGAGTCTGGTTGGAGGGCACTCAGGCTGTGTTTCAGGTAGAAGATACCGGTATCGGCATTTCTCAAGAGCAGCTACCTCTAATTTTTCAGAAATTTCAACAGTTGGATACCTCTTATCACCGCCAATACGAAGGCACTGGTTTGGGTTTGGCTTTAACAAAACAACTCGTAGAATTGCATAGGGGTCGGATCGAAGTCGATTCTAGGGTGGGAGAGGGATCTATTTTTACAGTTTGGTTGCCTCTACCGCCATCACCTCCTTCTCCCAACGATCCGCGCATACCGATAATGACCGACCTCCCCCAAGGGCGCATTGTGTTGATTGAAAATGATGAAGAAACAGCTAACCTCATCTGCGATATTCTCACTGCCGCCGGCTATCAAATTGTCTGGATTATTGAAGGCACAACCGCTATAAAACAAATTGAAATTTTGCAACCTTTGGCCGCACTCGTGGAAATTAATCTGTCTGGTCTAAATGGTTATGAAGTGATCCGCCAATTGCGTAATTCATCTGCAATATCAAACCTAAAAATTTTGGCTATAACTGCTACGGAAATACCCACAAATCCATTATACGGTTTGGGGGCAGAGCCAGATGATTATCTGAAGAAACCAGTGCAGCCACAAGAGTTGTTGCACAAAGTTCAATTGCTAATGGCTAATAATTAA
- a CDS encoding N-acetylmannosamine-6-phosphate 2-epimerase, producing the protein MTVDRQKITQLRHSLIVSCQAPADSPLHDPLAIAAMAQAAVFRGAAAVRIDTPSHVSAVRQKVEVPIIGLWKQQIPGYDVYITPGYEHAEAIASAGADIIAIDATLRNRPGNESLHTLIARIHKELGKPVMADVDTIEAAIAAENAGADIVGTTLYGYTNNTKHLSPPGFELLAQMVKQLNVPAICEGGISSPQMAQQALQLGAYAVVVGTDITGIDYKVQAYRAVLGL; encoded by the coding sequence ATGACTGTCGATCGACAAAAAATAACACAACTGCGCCATAGCTTGATTGTTTCCTGTCAGGCTCCTGCTGACTCGCCCCTACACGATCCTCTCGCGATCGCCGCAATGGCACAAGCTGCTGTATTCCGGGGAGCAGCAGCAGTAAGAATTGATACACCCAGCCATGTCAGTGCCGTGCGCCAGAAAGTAGAAGTACCGATAATCGGGCTTTGGAAACAGCAGATCCCTGGATACGATGTATATATTACTCCTGGGTACGAACACGCTGAGGCGATCGCATCTGCCGGTGCAGATATCATCGCCATTGACGCTACCCTCAGAAATCGACCGGGTAATGAAAGCTTGCATACCTTAATTGCACGCATTCATAAGGAATTGGGCAAGCCGGTCATGGCAGATGTAGATACCATTGAGGCAGCGATCGCTGCCGAAAACGCCGGTGCCGATATTGTGGGTACAACGCTCTACGGCTACACCAACAACACAAAGCACCTCTCTCCTCCCGGCTTTGAACTCCTGGCCCAAATGGTAAAACAGTTGAATGTACCAGCCATTTGCGAAGGCGGCATTTCCTCACCCCAGATGGCTCAACAAGCCCTACAACTGGGAGCCTATGCAGTTGTGGTCGGCACCGATATCACCGGTATCGATTACAAGGTTCAAGCTTAT
- a CDS encoding DUF433 domain-containing protein: MNNWQESISIDPKVCHGKPCIKGTRIMVSVILDNLAEGLTAEEIVAEYTPLTLENVKAAISYAAALAREEELLPLR, from the coding sequence ATGAACAATTGGCAAGAAAGTATCAGCATCGACCCCAAGGTTTGTCACGGGAAACCTTGCATCAAAGGAACGCGCATCATGGTTTCAGTTATTCTTGATAATCTAGCAGAGGGACTAACAGCGGAAGAGATCGTAGCTGAATATACACCACTTACTTTGGAAAATGTAAAAGCGGCTATTTCCTATGCTGCTGCACTGGCGAGAGAAGAAGAATTACTACCACTTAGATAG